The Planococcus versutus genome contains a region encoding:
- a CDS encoding D-serine ammonia-lyase, whose protein sequence is MSIELQQLNDWISCNPLLKPIMNLESVVWLNPKLQKLADMTDLPVNLADMEKAEQLWQRFAPFLAAQFQDTAKVNGIVESPLREVARMKEQLNKQFEGEIEGRLYLKCDNELPIAGSIKARGGVYEVLHHAEKLAEKAGIISSQQSYEQFSSQKFKQFFSQYSIGVGSTGNLGLSIGIISAKLGFQVSVYMSSDAKAWKKELLREKGATVVEFKGGFSEAISAGRSETLAKPGAYFVDDEKSKHLFLGYSVAAFRLKQQLTDQNIQVDAKHPLFVYLPCGVGGAPGGIAFGLKQVLGDAVHCFFVEPTHSPAVLIGLMTGEKEKVCVQDFGINNVTEGDGLAVGRPSSFASSISEKTVSGMYTIEDQELFFLLALLANSEEIFVEPSATAGLLGPLKVQASDYAQANKIPMNTATHIVWATGGALVPKEEMDAFYQRGNKNLGV, encoded by the coding sequence ATGAGCATTGAACTACAACAACTAAACGACTGGATTTCATGCAATCCTTTACTTAAACCGATTATGAACTTAGAGTCGGTTGTATGGTTAAATCCTAAACTCCAAAAACTGGCTGATATGACCGATTTGCCAGTGAACCTCGCTGATATGGAGAAAGCAGAGCAACTTTGGCAGAGGTTTGCTCCTTTTCTAGCAGCTCAATTTCAAGACACAGCAAAGGTAAATGGAATTGTGGAATCCCCACTGCGTGAGGTAGCTAGAATGAAAGAGCAATTGAACAAACAGTTTGAGGGAGAAATTGAAGGTCGGCTATACTTAAAATGTGATAACGAATTGCCAATTGCTGGATCGATTAAAGCACGCGGTGGTGTTTATGAAGTATTGCATCATGCAGAGAAATTAGCTGAAAAAGCAGGCATTATTTCAAGCCAGCAATCGTACGAGCAGTTTTCCTCACAAAAATTCAAACAGTTTTTCAGTCAATACTCCATCGGGGTAGGTTCTACAGGAAACCTTGGACTCAGCATTGGCATCATCAGTGCTAAACTCGGATTCCAAGTATCTGTTTATATGTCTTCAGACGCAAAAGCGTGGAAAAAAGAATTATTACGTGAAAAAGGTGCCACTGTTGTAGAATTTAAAGGTGGTTTTAGTGAGGCTATTTCAGCTGGACGAAGCGAAACGTTAGCCAAACCAGGGGCTTATTTTGTTGATGACGAAAAATCTAAGCATTTGTTTTTAGGCTATAGTGTAGCTGCTTTTCGACTCAAACAACAACTTACTGATCAAAATATCCAAGTTGACGCCAAGCATCCGCTATTTGTGTACTTACCTTGCGGAGTAGGAGGTGCGCCGGGAGGAATTGCTTTCGGACTGAAGCAAGTTTTGGGTGATGCGGTTCATTGCTTTTTTGTAGAACCGACACATTCTCCAGCAGTGCTTATTGGTTTAATGACGGGTGAGAAAGAAAAAGTTTGTGTCCAAGATTTCGGTATTAACAATGTTACAGAAGGTGATGGACTAGCAGTAGGAAGACCTTCTAGTTTTGCCTCGAGTATTAGTGAAAAAACAGTTAGTGGAATGTATACGATAGAAGATCAAGAACTGTTTTTTTTATTAGCGCTTTTGGCAAACAGTGAAGAAATTTTCGTCGAACCTTCTGCAACAGCTGGTTTACTCGGACCGTTGAAAGTTCAAGCAAGCGATTACGCACAAGCTAATAAAATACCAATGAATACAGCCACGCATATTGTATGGGCAACGGGAGGCGCATTGGTGCCAAAAGAAGAAATGGATGCATTTTATCAACGTGGAAATAAAAACTTAGGGGTGTAG
- a CDS encoding DUF1129 family protein, protein MRGTTKLIKENNDKRKLLTSENEKLYEDLLLYIRTDLRVDERAAEELLMDLLDHLIEAQRNGKDATDLFGDSPEAYADELIANMPKENKRNVILQATSFTLGLAGWFTLTYGVLNGIISVFTSIDNDFALGSISIIFLAIVLVGVIGLFIIFRLIRTSVFKPEIQEWKIYVVSGLYGMIAFAFILGVGYFFDGIGPIIQIQWWVLFLIGLALVGLTKGLSRLSLSQ, encoded by the coding sequence ATGAGAGGAACGACTAAACTGATTAAGGAAAATAACGATAAAAGAAAGCTTTTAACTTCTGAAAACGAGAAACTTTACGAAGATTTATTGCTGTATATCCGAACAGACCTTCGAGTGGATGAGCGTGCAGCAGAAGAGCTGTTGATGGATTTATTGGATCATTTAATTGAAGCGCAAAGAAACGGCAAAGATGCTACGGATTTGTTCGGCGATTCCCCAGAAGCTTATGCAGATGAGCTCATTGCAAATATGCCGAAAGAGAATAAACGAAATGTTATTTTGCAAGCAACATCATTCACGCTTGGGTTAGCAGGTTGGTTTACACTTACGTATGGAGTTTTAAATGGGATTATTTCAGTATTCACTTCCATAGATAATGATTTCGCTTTAGGAAGCATTTCAATAATTTTTCTGGCCATAGTTTTAGTTGGTGTTATTGGCTTATTTATCATTTTCCGTCTTATTCGTACTTCTGTTTTTAAACCAGAAATTCAAGAATGGAAAATTTATGTTGTATCTGGATTATATGGCATGATTGCTTTTGCTTTTATACTGGGTGTTGGTTATTTTTTTGATGGAATCGGTCCGATCATTCAAATTCAGTGGTGGGTACTCTTTTTGATTGGACTTGCATTGGTAGGACTTACTAAAGGATTAAGTCGGTTATCTTTAAGTCAGTGA
- a CDS encoding amino acid ABC transporter permease, giving the protein MNDIEWGLLFDPELALNSLPYVLEGIGYTLLISVVSMIVGIIIGFFLSLARTSQLKVLQFPARLYISFMRGVPILVILFLLYFALPVVGIEFTAVQAALIGFSLNSAAYIAEVFRSSLASVDKGQWESSKALGLTYWQSMRRIILPQSIRIALPPLSNVYLDLIKASSLAAMITVPEIFQKARIVGAREYDLLTMLILVALIYWAICSIMTILQNYLEKRYADYI; this is encoded by the coding sequence ATGAATGACATTGAATGGGGATTATTGTTTGACCCGGAATTGGCGTTGAATTCTTTACCTTATGTACTTGAAGGAATTGGCTATACCTTGCTGATTTCAGTCGTCAGTATGATCGTAGGGATCATCATCGGATTTTTCTTATCGCTTGCTCGAACATCTCAATTAAAAGTTTTGCAGTTTCCTGCGCGCCTCTATATTTCGTTTATGAGAGGTGTGCCGATTCTGGTTATCTTATTTTTACTTTATTTCGCGTTGCCTGTTGTCGGTATTGAATTTACAGCCGTTCAAGCCGCATTAATTGGATTCTCGCTCAATAGTGCAGCTTATATCGCAGAAGTTTTCCGGTCCTCATTGGCATCCGTTGATAAAGGGCAATGGGAATCATCGAAAGCCCTTGGGTTAACTTATTGGCAATCGATGCGGCGCATTATTTTGCCCCAGTCTATTCGAATTGCGTTGCCTCCCTTATCCAACGTTTACTTGGATTTAATCAAAGCATCTTCTTTGGCTGCGATGATTACGGTGCCGGAAATTTTCCAAAAAGCGCGAATTGTAGGTGCACGTGAATATGATTTATTAACGATGTTGATTTTAGTAGCGCTTATTTACTGGGCGATTTGTTCAATCATGACGATTTTGCAAAACTATCTTGAAAAACGTTACGCTGATTACATTTAA
- a CDS encoding PadR family transcriptional regulator, translated as MALRSQLLKGVLEACVMAVVEEQPVYGYELSQKLQGIGLPDISDGTIYPVLLRLQKNGFIRGEMRPSAAGPNRKYYFLTEEGKAELAQMAFEWLQIAEPVSQLLKRGGHDERND; from the coding sequence ATGGCTCTTAGAAGCCAATTGCTAAAAGGAGTTTTAGAAGCGTGTGTAATGGCTGTAGTGGAAGAGCAACCGGTCTATGGCTATGAACTTTCGCAAAAGTTGCAAGGAATCGGGTTACCAGACATTAGTGATGGCACTATTTATCCCGTGTTGCTTCGGCTACAGAAAAACGGCTTTATCCGTGGTGAAATGAGGCCTTCTGCAGCAGGGCCGAATCGTAAGTATTATTTTTTGACCGAGGAAGGAAAAGCGGAGTTAGCGCAAATGGCTTTTGAATGGCTTCAAATTGCCGAGCCAGTCAGCCAACTACTGAAAAGAGGTGGACACGATGAGAGGAACGACTAA
- a CDS encoding TIGR04104 family putative zinc finger protein, whose translation MQTCEVCHTPFTWKQVSKSVALAYKPITCRTCKKRYHIRFSSRILASFLVVGPIGIFTFFSPSISMQLLMFIGFLVLLVNLMALPYLIRYRTA comes from the coding sequence ATGCAGACTTGCGAAGTTTGTCATACGCCATTTACATGGAAACAAGTCAGTAAATCGGTAGCGTTAGCATACAAACCGATAACGTGTCGCACTTGCAAAAAACGCTATCACATTCGGTTTTCATCCCGTATTTTGGCTTCTTTTTTAGTCGTTGGGCCGATAGGTATATTCACTTTTTTTTCGCCTTCAATAAGCATGCAGCTGTTGATGTTTATTGGATTCCTGGTACTTCTTGTTAACTTAATGGCATTGCCCTATTTGATTCGTTATCGAACGGCTTGA